Proteins encoded together in one Zonotrichia leucophrys gambelii isolate GWCS_2022_RI chromosome 1, RI_Zleu_2.0, whole genome shotgun sequence window:
- the NXPE3 gene encoding NXPE family member 3 codes for MWRDSFRLQLFCLLMAVLAVVVLVHNFFQLEHLDNDTVSGSNWITENNVQHPLSQAAKTTRKPYCGYEEQTLSKREQAEQESLLAAVQWPKPPDGKIPFAQSTDPTHSDFVIVKPDRFFKVGDQLEVLVRMKDFQGKPKQYGGDYLLARIHSPGLKAGAAGRIVDCHNGLYKVFFTLLWPGEVKVSVSLVHPSEAIQVLVRLREERPDRVYFKSSFKSGRYSETTECNVCLPAGLPVCNFTDLYTGEPWFCYKPRKLSCASRINHAKGGYLKGLLTQEESLFFQSDVNIKRPVLSSGPDSVIVKPTAFTDSSSMGRAEDPTASPSGYYYEDQWRSRTHWIHNFNKSEDITECLQGKVIHLFGDSTIRQWFEYLTAFVPDLVEFNLGSPKNVGPFMSVDLKHNILLKFRCHGPPIRFSTVFSSELRYIANELDSIVGGRNTVVAITIWSHFSTFPVEVYIRRLRNIRRAVLRLLDRSPKTAIVIRTANVQELGPEVSLFNSDWYSFQLDSVMRKMFSGIAVHFVDAWEMSVAHYSPHNLHPNEIIVKNQIDAFLSYVCPLQT; via the exons ATGTGGCGTGACTCGTTCAGactgcagctcttctgcctgctcatggcagtgctggctgtcgTGGTGCTGGTCCATAACTTTTTCCAGTTAGAG CACTTGGATAATGACACAGTTTCAGGATCGAATTGGATAACAGAAAACAATGTCCAGCATCCTCTGTCCCAGGCAGCCAAAACCACCAGGAAGCCTTACTGTGGGTACGAGGAGCAGACCTTGTCCAAACGGGaacaagcagagcaggaatccTTGCTTGCTGCAGTACAGTGGCCAAAGCCCCCTGATGGCAAAATCCCCTTTGCGCAGAGCACTGATCCCACACACAGTGACTTTGTGATTGTGAAACCCGACAGGTTCTTCAAGGTGGGTGATCAGTTGGAGGTACTCGTTCGCATGAAGGATTTCCAAGGAAAACCCAAACAGTACGGTGGAGACTATTTACTAGCACGAATTCACTCTCCTGGCCTgaaagctggagcagcaggaaggattGTAGATTGCCACAATGGCCTTTACAAAGTCTTCTTTACCTTGCTTTGGCCAGGAGAGGTCAAAGTTTCTGTGTCGCTTGTCCATCCGAGTGAAGCCATCCAAGTCCTCGTGCGTTTGCGCGAGGAAAGGCCGGACAGAGTCTACTTCAAAAGCTCCTTCAAGTCTGGGAGGTACTCAGAGACTACAGAGTGCAACGTTTGCCTGCCTGCAGGTCTCCCAGTCTGTAACTTCACAGATCTCTACACGGGTGAGCCGTGGTTCTGTTACAAGCCTCGGAAACTGTCCTGTGCCAGCCGAATCAACCATGCCAAAGGCGGATATCTGAAAGGGCTTCTGACACAAGAGGAAAGCCTCTTTTTCCAAAG TGATGTGAATATCAAAAGGCCAGTACTCTCCAGTGGACCTGATTCAGTCATTGTAAAGCCCACAGCATTTACAG attCAAGCAGTATGGGCAGAGCTGAAGATCCCACAGCTTCCCCTTCTGGTTATTATTATGAAGACCAGTGGAGGTCCAGAACACATTGGATCCATAATTTTAACAAATCAGAGGATATAACTGAGTGCTTACAAGGAAAAGTAATCCACTTGTTTGGAGACTCTACAATAAGGCAGTGGTTTGAATATTTGACAGCATTTGTTCCAg ATCTGGTGGAATTTAACCTGGGCAGCCCGAAGAACGTGGGCCCTTTCATGTCGGTGGACCTGAAGCACAACATCCTGCTGAAGTTCCGCTGCCACGGGCCGCCCATCCGCTTCTCCACCGTGTTCAGCAGCGAGCTGCGCTACATCGCCAACGAGCTCGACAGCATCGTGGGCGGCAGGAACACCGTGGTTGCCATCACCATCTGGTCCCACTTCAGCACCTTCCCCGTGGAGGTGTACATCCGCCGCCTCAGGAACATCCGCAGGGCCGTGCTGCGGCTGCTGGACCGCAGCCCCAAGACTGCCATCGTCATCAGAACAGCCAAcgtgcaggagctggggccgGAAGTGAGCCTCTTCAACAGTGACTGGTATTCCTTTCAGCTTGATTCTGTCATGAGGAAAATGTTCTCAGGAATTGCTGTGCACTTTGTGGATGCTTGGGAGATGTCTGTGGCTCATTACTCGCCACATAACCTGCACCCTAATGAAATAATTGTTAAGAATCAAATAGATGCGTTTTTATCTTACGTGTGTCCTCTGCAAACTTAG